A part of Camelus ferus isolate YT-003-E chromosome 6, BCGSAC_Cfer_1.0, whole genome shotgun sequence genomic DNA contains:
- the LOC116656677 gene encoding granzyme H-like isoform X3, with translation MAFVQFLDQERMRRCGGVLVQKDFVLTAAHCRGSSINVTLGAHNIKKQEGTQQVVPVRRAIPHPDYNPKDHSSDIMLLQLQRKAKQTAAVRPLRLPGDRARVKPGQACGVAGWGQVAVGVPATTLQEAVLTVQEDRVCESLFPGYYSRATQICVGDPSTVKTSFKGDSGGPLVCKNLVQGIFSCGKQNGTPPGVFTKVSHFLPWIKRTMKRL, from the exons ATGGCGTTCGTTCAGTTTCTGGATCAGGAGAGGATGAGGCGGTGTGGCGGTGTCCTCGTGCAGAAGGACTTTGTTCTGACGGCTGCTCACTGCAGGGGAAG CTCAATCAATGTCACCCTGGGGGCCCACAACATCAAGAAGCAGGAGGGGACCCAGCAGGTGGTCCCAGTGAGAAGAGCCATCCCCCACCCAGACTATAATCCTAAGGACCACTCCAGTGACATCATGTTACTGCAG CTGCAGAGAAAGGCCAAGCAGACGGCAGCTGTGAGGCCCCTCAGGCTGCCCGGGGACCGGGCCCGGGTGAAGCCAGGACAGGCGTGCGGTGTGGCCGGCTGGGGGCAGGTGGCGGTGGGCGTTCCAGCCACCACTCTGCAGGAGGCAGTGCTGACGGTGCAGGAAGATCGTGTGTGCGAATCCCTCTTCCCAGGCTATTACAGCCGCGCCACCCAGATTTGTGTGGGGGACCCGAGCACGGTGAAGACCAGCTTCAAG GGCGACTCCGGAGGGCCCCTCGTGTGCAAAAACCTGGTCCAGGGCATTTTCTCCTGTGGGAAACAGAACGGGACACCTCCAGGAGTCTTCACCAAGGTCTCCCACTTCCTGCCCTGGATAAAGAGAACAATGAAGCGCCTCTAA
- the LOC116656677 gene encoding granzyme H-like isoform X2, which yields MQPLLLVMAVLLPAGRGQPSLSGEIIGGHEAKPHSRPYMAFVQFLDQERMRRCGGVLVQKDFVLTAAHCRGSSINVTLGAHNIKKQEGTQQVVPVRRAIPHPDYNPKDHSSDIMLLQLQRKAKQTAAVRPLRLPGDRARVKPGQACGVAGWGQVAVGVPATTLQEAVLTVQEDRVCESLFPGYYSRATQICVGDPSTVKTSFKGDSGGPLVCKNLVQGIFSCGKQNGTPPGVFTKVSHFLPWIKRTMKRL from the exons ATGCAGCCACTCCTGCTCGTGATGGCCGTTCTTCTGCCCGCCGGGCGGGGACAG CCCTCTCTTTCAGGGGAGATCATCGGGGGCCACGAGGCCAAGCCCCACTCCCGCCCCTACATGGCGTTCGTTCAGTTTCTGGATCAGGAGAGGATGAGGCGGTGTGGCGGTGTCCTCGTGCAGAAGGACTTTGTTCTGACGGCTGCTCACTGCAGGGGAAG CTCAATCAATGTCACCCTGGGGGCCCACAACATCAAGAAGCAGGAGGGGACCCAGCAGGTGGTCCCAGTGAGAAGAGCCATCCCCCACCCAGACTATAATCCTAAGGACCACTCCAGTGACATCATGTTACTGCAG CTGCAGAGAAAGGCCAAGCAGACGGCAGCTGTGAGGCCCCTCAGGCTGCCCGGGGACCGGGCCCGGGTGAAGCCAGGACAGGCGTGCGGTGTGGCCGGCTGGGGGCAGGTGGCGGTGGGCGTTCCAGCCACCACTCTGCAGGAGGCAGTGCTGACGGTGCAGGAAGATCGTGTGTGCGAATCCCTCTTCCCAGGCTATTACAGCCGCGCCACCCAGATTTGTGTGGGGGACCCGAGCACGGTGAAGACCAGCTTCAAG GGCGACTCCGGAGGGCCCCTCGTGTGCAAAAACCTGGTCCAGGGCATTTTCTCCTGTGGGAAACAGAACGGGACACCTCCAGGAGTCTTCACCAAGGTCTCCCACTTCCTGCCCTGGATAAAGAGAACAATGAAGCGCCTCTAA
- the LOC116656677 gene encoding granzyme H-like isoform X1, with protein sequence MLLCCKENLEDSPLGSAGLCGHTSNATFLIFAPDHSRPRHPVSQPSLSGEIIGGHEAKPHSRPYMAFVQFLDQERMRRCGGVLVQKDFVLTAAHCRGSSINVTLGAHNIKKQEGTQQVVPVRRAIPHPDYNPKDHSSDIMLLQLQRKAKQTAAVRPLRLPGDRARVKPGQACGVAGWGQVAVGVPATTLQEAVLTVQEDRVCESLFPGYYSRATQICVGDPSTVKTSFKGDSGGPLVCKNLVQGIFSCGKQNGTPPGVFTKVSHFLPWIKRTMKRL encoded by the exons ATGTTACTCTGTTGCAAAGAGAACCTGGAGGACTCTCCCCTGGGGTCTGCAGGGCTCTGTGGACACACCTCAAACGCCACCTTCCTGATTTTCGCTCCTGACCACAGCCGCCCCCGTCACCCTGTCTCCCAGCCCTCTCTTTCAGGGGAGATCATCGGGGGCCACGAGGCCAAGCCCCACTCCCGCCCCTACATGGCGTTCGTTCAGTTTCTGGATCAGGAGAGGATGAGGCGGTGTGGCGGTGTCCTCGTGCAGAAGGACTTTGTTCTGACGGCTGCTCACTGCAGGGGAAG CTCAATCAATGTCACCCTGGGGGCCCACAACATCAAGAAGCAGGAGGGGACCCAGCAGGTGGTCCCAGTGAGAAGAGCCATCCCCCACCCAGACTATAATCCTAAGGACCACTCCAGTGACATCATGTTACTGCAG CTGCAGAGAAAGGCCAAGCAGACGGCAGCTGTGAGGCCCCTCAGGCTGCCCGGGGACCGGGCCCGGGTGAAGCCAGGACAGGCGTGCGGTGTGGCCGGCTGGGGGCAGGTGGCGGTGGGCGTTCCAGCCACCACTCTGCAGGAGGCAGTGCTGACGGTGCAGGAAGATCGTGTGTGCGAATCCCTCTTCCCAGGCTATTACAGCCGCGCCACCCAGATTTGTGTGGGGGACCCGAGCACGGTGAAGACCAGCTTCAAG GGCGACTCCGGAGGGCCCCTCGTGTGCAAAAACCTGGTCCAGGGCATTTTCTCCTGTGGGAAACAGAACGGGACACCTCCAGGAGTCTTCACCAAGGTCTCCCACTTCCTGCCCTGGATAAAGAGAACAATGAAGCGCCTCTAA